One genomic window of Motacilla alba alba isolate MOTALB_02 chromosome 3, Motacilla_alba_V1.0_pri, whole genome shotgun sequence includes the following:
- the ALKAL2 gene encoding ALK and LTK ligand 2: MHSSGRTAMSGLRSSGLLGLVLLMLSAGYCKEKTDSTDLKDKQSLLNLIMEIIQELKRYHLEKDSGMQYFSKHDYNLDRREVADYGGYQDEQRVEIVPRDLRMKDKFLKHLTGPLYFSPKCSKHFHRLYHNTRDCTIPAYYKRCARLLTRLAVSPMCMEG, from the exons ATGCACTCTTCAGGTCGGACTGCAATGAGTGGACTGAGGTcatctgggctgctggggcttgTACTCTTAATGCTCTCAGCAGGatactgcaaagaaaaaacagactCCACAGATCTGAAGGACAAGCAAAGTCTCTTAAATCTCATCATGGAGATCATTCAGGAGCTGAAAAGGTACCACCTGGAGAAGGACAGTGGGATGCAGTACTTCTCCAAGCATGACTATAACTTGGATCGAAGGGAAGTGGCTGACTATGGAGGGTACCAGGATGAGCAGAGAGTTG AAATAGTTCCCAGGGATCTGAGGATGAAAGACAAGTTCTTGAAGCATTTAACAG GTCCACTCTACTTTAGTCCAAAATGTAGCAAACACTTTCATCGGCTTTATCACAATACGAGGGATTGTACCATCCCAGCAT aCTATAAAAGATGTGCCAGGCTTCTTACTCGATTGGCAGTAAGCCCTATGTGCATGGAAGGATAA
- the ACP1 gene encoding low molecular weight phosphotyrosine protein phosphatase isoform X2: MAAGEAKSVLFVCLGNICRSPIAEAVFRKLVTDEKLEHKWRTDSAAVSDWNVGRFPDSRALSCLRNHGIETAHKARQITKEDFQTFDHILCMDESNLRDLNRKSNQVKDCKAKIELLGTYDPQKQLIIEDPYYGSEKDFETVYEQCLRCCKAFLEKYH, encoded by the exons GAAACATCTGTCGCTCTCCAATAGCTGAAGCAGTTTTCAGAAAACTTGTAACTGATGAGAAGCTTGAACATAAG TGGAGGACAGACAGTGCCGCTGTTTCAGACTGGAACGTGGGGCGCTTCCCAGATTCAAGGGCTTTAAGTTGTCTAAGAAATCATGGCATTGAGACAGCACATAAAGCACGACAG ATTACTAAAGAGGATTTCCAGACCTTTGATCATATACTTTGTATGGATGAGAGCAATCTAAG AGATTTGAACAGGAAAAGCAACCAGGTTAAGGACTGCAAGGCCAAAATTGAGCTACTTGGAACTTATGATCCACAGAAACAGCTTATCATTGAAGATCCATACTAT GGGAGCGAAAAGGACTTTGAAACTGTTTACGAGCAGTGTCTTAGATGCTGTAAAGCATTTTTGGAGAAGTATCATTAA
- the ACP1 gene encoding low molecular weight phosphotyrosine protein phosphatase isoform X1 — MAAGEAKSVLFVCLGNICRSPIAEAVFRKLVTDEKLEHKWRIDSAATSAYEIGSSPDYRGQNCMKKHGITMNHIARQITKEDFQTFDHILCMDESNLRDLNRKSNQVKDCKAKIELLGTYDPQKQLIIEDPYYGSEKDFETVYEQCLRCCKAFLEKYH, encoded by the exons GAAACATCTGTCGCTCTCCAATAGCTGAAGCAGTTTTCAGAAAACTTGTAACTGATGAGAAGCTTGAACATAAG tgGAGGATAGACAGTGCAGCGACATCTGCCTATGAAATAGGAAGCTCTCCTGACTATCGAGGACAGAATTGCATGAAGAAGCATGGCATTACCATGAATCATATTGCCAGGCAG ATTACTAAAGAGGATTTCCAGACCTTTGATCATATACTTTGTATGGATGAGAGCAATCTAAG AGATTTGAACAGGAAAAGCAACCAGGTTAAGGACTGCAAGGCCAAAATTGAGCTACTTGGAACTTATGATCCACAGAAACAGCTTATCATTGAAGATCCATACTAT GGGAGCGAAAAGGACTTTGAAACTGTTTACGAGCAGTGTCTTAGATGCTGTAAAGCATTTTTGGAGAAGTATCATTAA